One Dehalococcoidia bacterium genomic region harbors:
- the acpS gene encoding holo-[acyl-carrier-protein] synthase: MQHVGVDIIEINRIEESVRRFGQAFLERIYTQKEMDCYKDKLPSLAARFAGKEAVIKALDAPGISPRDIEILSAPDGKPLVTLYGQAKEKAAKLGIKGLDISLSHSREYAVAFVVGQSQD; encoded by the coding sequence GTGCAGCACGTCGGCGTGGATATCATCGAGATAAACCGCATTGAAGAGTCTGTGCGGCGTTTCGGGCAGGCCTTCCTCGAGCGTATCTATACGCAAAAAGAGATGGACTGCTATAAGGACAAACTGCCCTCGCTGGCGGCGCGCTTTGCGGGCAAAGAGGCTGTCATCAAGGCACTGGACGCGCCGGGCATCAGCCCCAGGGATATTGAAATCCTCTCCGCCCCGGACGGCAAGCCGCTGGTAACGCTCTACGGACAGGCCAAAGAGAAAGCCGCAAAGCTCGGCATCAAAGGTCTGGACATCAGCCTGTCGCACTCGCGCGAGTACGCCGTGGCCTTCGTGGTGGGGCAGTCGCAGGACTGA
- a CDS encoding formate dehydrogenase subunit alpha yields MLENINLTIDGKAVKARPGSNVLEAALEAGIYIPNLCYDPDLKPYGGCRMCLVEIQGMRGLPTACTTVAAEGMAVKTFGAELDQVRRDTLQLLLANHPTDCLTCVKNQRCELQKVAAYMGVTERTLRRTSGEKAVDESNPFFKLDRNYCILCARCTRTCDEITCVNAIEMVSRGDDTRVSLFGDQPFMGSSCRSCGECVVRCPVGALVPKNDIVPSSEILTTCPYCGVGCSMYLGVRDGRVVSARGNHEGKANQGKLCIKGRFGIPEFVHHPDRLSTPLVRKDGEFVPMGWDEALELVAGRLKSYSPDEVAVIASAKCTNEDVYVTQKLARAVLGTNNIDHCARLUHAPTVAGLATQFGSGAMTNSIGDLADSACILSIGANTTETHPVIGFEIKQAARRGAKLIVINPRRIGLVQHADLWLRPRSGTNVPLLMGMCRAILDNGWQDAAFVAERCENFDALKESLSQYDLGSVSRITGVSAQDILAAARMYAQNSPASIMYAMGITEFGHGTDNVMAVGNLAMLTGNLGKPGAGVNPLRGQNNVQGACDMGALPAVYSGYQSVADQAAQEKFAQAWGKVPSLKPGLTLTEIFDAACEGKIKAIYLVGENPMLSDADIGHIKKALSNLEFLVVQDIFPTETTALAHVVLPGASFAEKDGTFTNTERRVQMVRQAVEPAVGSRPDWLITCQIARRMGASGFDFKNPQEILDEINRLTPSYGGITYERLEACGSLQWPCPTSEHPGTPVLHTHKFTRGRGKFMPLDYKPPFEMPDDEYPLLLNTGRSLFHWHTGTMTRRVKGLNAFMSEEKVQINPADSQKLGINDGDMVAVSSRRGRVTARAKITDVTPQGSVFMTFHFRETPTNALTNPAIDLVAKTPEYKVCAVRVEKLKA; encoded by the coding sequence ATGCTGGAAAATATTAATCTGACCATAGATGGCAAGGCCGTTAAAGCTAGGCCGGGTTCAAACGTGCTCGAGGCGGCTCTGGAGGCCGGCATCTACATCCCCAATTTGTGCTATGATCCCGACCTCAAGCCGTACGGCGGCTGCCGCATGTGCCTGGTGGAGATACAGGGGATGCGAGGGCTGCCCACGGCCTGCACCACCGTGGCCGCCGAGGGTATGGCGGTCAAGACCTTCGGCGCGGAGCTGGACCAGGTGCGCCGCGACACGCTGCAGCTGCTGCTGGCCAACCATCCCACCGACTGCCTCACCTGCGTCAAGAACCAGCGCTGCGAGCTGCAAAAGGTGGCCGCCTACATGGGCGTCACCGAGCGCACGCTGCGCCGCACCTCCGGCGAGAAGGCGGTGGACGAGTCCAACCCCTTCTTCAAACTGGACCGCAATTACTGCATCCTGTGCGCCCGCTGCACGCGCACCTGCGACGAGATTACCTGCGTCAACGCCATTGAGATGGTGAGCCGCGGCGACGACACGCGCGTCAGCCTGTTCGGCGACCAGCCTTTTATGGGGTCCAGCTGCCGCTCCTGCGGGGAGTGCGTGGTGCGCTGCCCGGTGGGCGCGCTCGTTCCCAAGAATGACATTGTGCCTTCCTCTGAGATATTGACCACCTGCCCCTACTGCGGGGTGGGCTGTTCCATGTATCTCGGCGTGCGCGACGGCCGGGTCGTCTCCGCGCGCGGCAACCACGAGGGCAAAGCCAATCAGGGCAAGCTGTGCATCAAGGGGCGCTTCGGCATCCCCGAATTCGTGCATCATCCCGACAGGCTGAGTACACCCCTGGTCAGGAAAGACGGCGAATTCGTTCCTATGGGTTGGGATGAAGCCCTCGAACTGGTGGCCGGCAGGCTCAAGTCCTACTCCCCAGATGAGGTGGCGGTAATCGCCTCGGCCAAGTGCACCAACGAAGATGTATATGTAACGCAAAAGCTGGCGCGGGCGGTGCTGGGGACCAACAACATAGACCACTGCGCCCGCCTGTGACATGCCCCCACGGTGGCCGGTCTGGCCACCCAGTTCGGCTCAGGAGCCATGACCAACTCCATCGGCGACCTCGCGGATTCCGCCTGCATTCTGTCCATTGGCGCCAATACCACCGAAACGCATCCGGTCATCGGCTTCGAGATAAAGCAGGCGGCCAGGCGCGGTGCAAAATTAATCGTCATCAATCCGCGCCGCATCGGGCTGGTGCAGCACGCCGACCTGTGGCTCAGGCCGCGCTCCGGCACCAACGTTCCTCTCCTCATGGGCATGTGCCGCGCCATACTGGATAACGGCTGGCAGGACGCTGCTTTTGTTGCCGAACGCTGCGAGAACTTCGACGCTCTAAAGGAGTCGCTGTCCCAGTATGATCTGGGAAGCGTCAGCCGCATCACCGGGGTGAGCGCTCAAGATATCCTGGCTGCCGCCCGCATGTACGCTCAGAACAGCCCGGCCTCCATCATGTATGCCATGGGCATCACCGAGTTCGGCCACGGCACGGACAACGTTATGGCAGTGGGCAATCTGGCCATGCTCACCGGCAACCTCGGCAAACCGGGGGCGGGCGTCAATCCCCTGCGAGGGCAGAACAACGTGCAGGGCGCCTGCGACATGGGCGCTCTGCCGGCGGTCTACTCCGGCTATCAGTCTGTAGCCGACCAGGCAGCGCAGGAGAAATTCGCTCAAGCCTGGGGCAAAGTCCCTTCGCTCAAGCCCGGCCTCACGCTGACGGAGATCTTCGACGCCGCCTGCGAGGGCAAAATCAAGGCGATTTACCTGGTGGGCGAAAATCCCATGCTCAGCGACGCCGATATCGGGCATATCAAGAAAGCCCTGTCCAACCTGGAATTCCTGGTGGTGCAGGACATCTTCCCGACGGAGACCACGGCGCTGGCCCACGTGGTGCTGCCAGGCGCCAGCTTTGCCGAGAAGGACGGGACCTTCACCAATACCGAACGGCGCGTGCAGATGGTGCGCCAGGCCGTCGAGCCGGCAGTCGGCAGCCGGCCGGACTGGTTGATTACCTGCCAGATTGCTCGCAGAATGGGCGCTTCCGGCTTCGATTTTAAGAACCCGCAGGAAATTTTGGACGAGATTAATCGGCTCACGCCGAGCTACGGCGGCATTACTTACGAGCGTCTGGAAGCCTGCGGCAGCCTGCAGTGGCCCTGCCCCACGTCCGAACATCCGGGCACGCCCGTGCTGCATACCCACAAGTTCACCCGCGGCAGAGGCAAGTTCATGCCCCTAGATTACAAGCCGCCCTTCGAGATGCCGGATGACGAGTATCCGCTGCTGCTGAACACCGGCCGCAGCCTCTTCCATTGGCACACCGGCACCATGACGCGACGGGTCAAAGGCCTTAACGCTTTTATGAGCGAAGAAAAGGTGCAGATAAATCCCGCCGACTCTCAGAAACTGGGTATCAACGATGGCGATATGGTCGCCGTCAGTTCGCGCCGCGGCCGGGTCACGGCCAGAGCCAAGATTACCGACGTTACGCCGCAGGGCTCGGTCTTCATGACCTTCCACTTCCGGGAGACTCCCACCAACGCGCTTACCAATCCGGCCATCGACCTCGTTGCCAAGACGCCGGAATACAAGGTATGTGCCGTGCGGGTGGAAAAACTCAAGGCATAG